One Dictyostelium discoideum AX4 chromosome 3 chromosome, whole genome shotgun sequence genomic region harbors:
- the sarB gene encoding ARF/SAR superfamily protein, translating to MFLVDWFYNMFLWLGFFKKEAKIVIIGLGNAGKTTLLHLLVTGSLKSHIPTLRPNAESFTYGNVNFKAYDLGGQQNLRFLWKQYVPDSKTIIVFMVDSSDYNSIIESKSEIHDILGDEHLSQSPLLILGSKCDAKGHHNRENLIDLLDIRRFELGLNNSNNVPFDLIMTSSITRYGITDMLNWLDKCTDIIKNN from the exons ATGTTTTTAGTCGATTGGTTTTATAATATGTTCCTTTGGTTAGGATTTTTCAAAAAGGAAGCAAAAATTGTTATCATTGGGCTTGGTAATGCTGGAAAGACAACcttatt gCATTTATTAGTAACTGGATCTCTTAAATCTCATATCCCAACTTTGAGACCAAATGCTGAAAGTTTT acTTATGGTAATGTAAATTTCAAAGCATATGATTTAGGTGGTCAACAAAATTTAAGATTCTTATGGAAACAATATGTACCAGATTCTAAAACCATTATAGTTTTTATGGTAGATTCAAGTGATTACAATTCAATCATTGAATCAAAATCTGAAATTCATGATATTTTAGGAGATGAACATTTGAGTCAATctccattattaattttaggtTCAAAATGTGATGCTAAA GGACATCATAATAGAGAGAATTTAATCGATTTATTAGATATTAGAAGATTTGAATTAGgcttaaataattcaaataatgtaCCATTTGACTTAATAATGACATCATCAATCACTAGATATGGTATTACTGATATGTTAAATTGGTTAGATAAATGTActgatataattaaaaataactaa